One genomic window of Phoenix dactylifera cultivar Barhee BC4 chromosome 6, palm_55x_up_171113_PBpolish2nd_filt_p, whole genome shotgun sequence includes the following:
- the LOC103703387 gene encoding vacuolar protein sorting-associated protein 29, whose product MVLVLALGDLHIPHRAPDLPAKFKSMLVPGKIQHIICTGNLCIKEVHDYLKSLCPDLHVTRGEYDEDTRYPETKTLTIGQFKLGLCHGHQIIPWGDLDSLAMLQRQLDVDILVTGHTHQFKAYKHEGGVVINPGSATGAYSSITYDVNPSFVLMDIDSLRVVVYVYELIDGEVKVDKIDFKKTATANASQ is encoded by the exons ATGGTGTTAGTTTTAGCGTTAGGTGATCTTCACATCCCTCACAGGGCACCTGACCTGCCGGCGAAGTTCAAGTCCATGCTTGTTCCGGGGAAAATCCAGCACATTATATGTACTGGAAATTTATGTATTAAG GAAGTTCATGATTACTTGAAGAGCCTATGTCCTGACCTGCATGTTACTCGTGGTGAATACGATGAGGATACTCGTTATCCAGAGACCAAGACTCTTACCATTGGCCAGTTCAAGCTTGGGCTATGTCATGGCCATCAG ATCATCCCATGGGGTGACTTGGATTCCTTAGCCATGCTTCAGAGGCAGTTGGATGTTGACATCCTTGTGACAGGCCACACTCATCAGTTCAAAGCCTACAAGCATGAGGGTGGTGTTGTCATAAATCCTGGCTCTGCAACGGGTGCGTATAGCAGCATCACCTATGATGTCAACCCGAGCTTCGTGCTCATGGACATTGATAGCCTCCGTGTTGTGGTGTACGTCTATGAGCTAATCGATGGAGAGGTCAAGGTCGACAAGATCGACTTTAAGAAGACTGCAACAGCCAATGCTTCTCAGTAG
- the LOC120111011 gene encoding galactose mutarotase-like: MARPPLVLCLSLLALALVSVSTASPRKVVGFYELKKGDFSVKVTNWGATIVSIVLPDSKGNLADVVLGFDGLGPYINNSAYFGALVGRVGNRISGARFVLNGKAYRLYANDGNNSLHGGHRGFSHVIWTVKEKVDGEFPYITLYYHSFDGEQGFPGDLDVFVTYKISGAYELSVTMDAKSVNKATPVNLLQHTYWNLGGHNSGTILSNTVQIFASHVTPSDSHLIPTGEIVSVSGTPYDFLKPMIVGSRINELTGGYDINYVLDLPMDSHGMRKVAVVKDGGSGRAFELWSNQPGVQFYTSNSLKDVKGKGGFVYGQHAALCLETQGFPDGVNHPNFPSQIVNPGEVYKHYMLFKFSY, translated from the exons ATGGCCAGACCACCATTGGTTCTCTGCCTCTCTCTGCTGGCCTTGGCTTTGGTGAGTGTTTCCACTGCCAGCCCAAGGAAAGTGGTGGGGTTTTATGAGCTCAAGAAGGGGGATTTCTCTGTGAAGGTCACCAACTGGGGTGCCACCATTGTCTCTATTGTTCTTCCTGACTCAAAAG GGAATCTGGCTGATGTTGTTCTTGGTTTTGATGGACTTGGCCCATATATT AACAATAGTGCTTATTTTGGAGCATTGGTTGGGCGTGTCGGTAACAGAATATCCGGAGCACGATTCGTTCTAAATGGGAAGGCATATAGATTATATGCTAATGACGGAAACAACTCACTTCATG GTGGGCACAGAGGTTTCAGTCATGTCATTTGGACTGTAAAAGAGAAGGTAGATGGTGAATTTCCCTACATAACATTATACTATCATAGTTTTGATGGGGAACAAG GTTTTCCTGGCGATCTAGATGTCTTTGTGACCTATAAGATTTCGGGGGCCTATGAATTGAGTGTGACCATGGATGCAAAGTCTGTGAACAAGGCCACCCCTGTGAACCTGTTGCAGCACACCTATTGGAACCTTGGTGGCCATAACAGTGGCACAATTCTATCCAACACAGTCCAGATCTTTGCATCTCATGTCACACCAAGTGATAGCCATCTCATCCCAACTGGCGAGATCGTATCAGTTTCTGGGACCCCATATGACTTCCTTAAGCCCATGATTGTTGGGAGCCGCATCAACGAGCTAACAGGGGGATATGACATTAACTATGTTCTCGATTTACCGATGGACAGTCATGGGATGAGGAAGGTGGCGGTCGTGAAGGATGGTGGCTCGGGGAGGGCGTTCGAGCTGTGGTCGAACCAGCCAGGGGTACAATTTTACACTAGCAACTCTTTGAAGGATGTCAAGGGAAAGGGTGGTTTTGTTTATGGTCAGCATGCTGCTCTGTGCCTTGAGACACAAGGGTTTCCAGATGGTGTGAACCATCCCAACTTTCCATCCCAGATTGTGAATCCTGGGGAGGTTTACAAACATTACATGCTGTTCAAGTTCTCCTACTAA